The Triticum dicoccoides isolate Atlit2015 ecotype Zavitan chromosome 6A, WEW_v2.0, whole genome shotgun sequence genome has a window encoding:
- the LOC119315229 gene encoding 54S ribosomal protein L37, mitochondrial-like, whose product MAMSWTRALKHGVTPRDAAQLVGIRGFAAQAKGKKGGKGGAADAKPVLSKEMKSTTVFGANILKEGSDPKIQPDSEYPDWLWHLVDKRPVLSELRRKDAKTLPYEDLKRFVKLDNRARIKENNALTAKN is encoded by the coding sequence ATGGCAATGTCTTGGACACGAGCATTGAAGCATGGAGTTACTCCAAGGGATGCAGCTCAACTGGTCGGGATAAGAGGCTTTGCAGCTCAGGCCAAGGGAAAGAAGGGTGGGAAAGGTGGTGCGGCTGATGCTAAACCTGTGCTCAGCAAAGAAATGAAGAGTACAACTGTGTTTGGGGCAAATATCCTGAAGGAGGGTTCTGACCCGAAGATCCAACCAGATTCGGAGTACCCTGACTGGCTGTGGCACCTGGTTGACAAGCGTCCTGTGCTGAGCGAGCTGCGGAGGAAAGATGCCAAGACACTGCCTTATGAAGACCTGAAGCGTTTCGTCAAGTTGGACAACCGGGCTAGGATCAAGGAAAACAATGCTCTCACTGCTAAGAACTGA